The Argentina anserina chromosome 5, drPotAnse1.1, whole genome shotgun sequence genome includes the window TCTAACCTTGGCTACCTTTGGATGACGTAGATGAAGAACTTGGTTTCAACAGAAAGCTTCCACCACTTCTAAGGGTAGTGGAATGAAGAAATTCATGCGACAAAGTCCCGCTGTTCATCAAGGTTGAGGAAGCGACGGTGTGTTCCTGCCACTCCTGATCTTTGGAACCCCACACAGAAGAAAGCCACTGCAGCGTCACTGGTAGAGCAGTTTTGGCATCTGAGGCAGATCCATAGCGATTGGAAAATGCATTTCTAAGGTACTGCAAACCAGTAGGCCCCTTCAACAAAGGCTCCATTATTCTTACACGCGCTTTGctaatttctcgtttaagcacCTGTCACAAATTTCACCGTTTCTCCACATGTTAATCCACATTttgcataatcacattaaaacTTCAACCATCTAACGTTCTTCACAAACAATTTTTTCAATCTAAAACagcaaaagagaaaagaatcaaataaaaaacttGTTGATCATCCTGATTGTCCTAACTACTTATTAAACCATAATTGTCAGAATGTTTTTCGAGAAAGCATACCTGAATCTGCTCTAGAACAAAACGCAGACCCTTAATCATAGCAATGACACCTGAGCAGTTCGTCTGGTCTCTAGCATTACATATCTCATCAAGTTCATTCCTTAAACTCTGGAGAGTGGCTGTCATTTCATCATCCTTTGCTGGAGCGGAGAGCCTTTGCAAAGTGACCATTGAAAATTCTAGGATCCTTCCTAGGTAGTCAATGTCCAGGGTACCAGATTTGAGCACCTACAAGGTGGCAATAACAAAATGATCAGTACTCTACACATGTTTGTATAATTACTTTGGACAAAGACAAATTATAATTTCTACCTGAGAAAGGATATCCACATCAATTGCTTCAACAATTTCTTGTTTCCAGCTCTGTGGAGACATAGTGCAGATTTCATCCCTCACCTCCTCCAAGAGTTGAATGACCCGGTCATAGTTGGGATTTTCCTGGTTTACAGATTCCATTATGTCGTCCCAGAAAGCCTTCTCCATTGCGTTTCTTATATTTGCCTGAAAATTAATAAAGAACAAACCAGAGAACTGTTTTAAAAGATTTCTAACTCAGAATTGGTTGATGTAACACATCAAAATGTTGCCTATTAACAGTATATTAGAAGAGTTTTCGAAATCTAAAGCAAAAGGTGAAGATATTATTTATACCTGAATATTATTCTGATCTTCATTGGCAGCATCGAAAATATTAGCAAAAGCATTGTTTTTCTCATGGAGAAATTCATTCACAATCAATTCATTCTCAGTGACCAGCTTTTGCAAGGAAGATCCAGCCTGCTCACCCAAATTGGTCTTAGAGGACTCATTTGCAATCAAACCATTCGAAGAGGTCTCTAACCCTTTCTTACTAACAGATTCATCTTCCTGAAATAGGGAACGAGCTATACGACTTGGATTACTCCTCTTATCAAAGCTAGCAACAGAAGGACCAGCTGATGAACTTGGAGGGCTTGGAGAAACAAACTCTGTTTGCAACCCTGATGGACTTCCATTTTCCTTTGCTGCAAAATATTTGGACCGTGTTTCAGATAAAGCAGATTTCATACGCTCAATCCCAGCTTCTCCACTTAAGTGTTGCACCTTTTCTCTCAGTAGGTTTTGGTCTTCTGCTACCTGGTCAagcaaaaactcaaaatatcaGCTAACAAAGCTCAATAGAATGAGGAAGGAGGGGTTGTCAGAATAATTTTGTCAGTTACAGCAACTCCAGATGCATAGAAAGGTCAACAagaactgaaaagaaaaatatatgccAACTCCCCTAAACCAAACAATGACGCAAACACAAATTATGTATGCACTGtactattttgttaatcaaaaacaaaaagtaaTAATGATAAGAAAGGACACAATTAAGGCTACTGCAGTACCTGTTTCTGGATAGCCTTCATATCATGAGTGAGATTGGCAGTATCTCCTTCTGAAGTCATCTTGCAGGTTTGAATCATCGACAACTCCATCTGGCAAGCTGCTCTCACTAAATCTCCCTCCAACAACTGGGCATCCTTAACCTTCCATGCCACAAAGCAGCTCAAGTAGACGCACCATGCTTTATCAAAAGCTCCTAGCTGAGATCTGAAGGTTATGTGTTTGGGCAATGTGGAATCAGACTCTTCCTCAGAATTGTTAACAGGCCCCTGTAATATCGTCTTGGCCAATAACTCAAACTCCCTAACAAATTCTTCTGCAGATTTGGCCAGAGATGTCTCACGCTCTCCTTGACCACTGAAGACTGCATCTGGATGACTCAAAATCATGTACGCACAAAGAACCACTCTCACTTGATACCTTGTTAATTTAGCTGAAGTTCTAGTTGTTTCCCTGATGGTAGAGGATTTCTTTCCTTCCCTGCTTCTCAAAGATGTCCTTGGTGTGGTTCTCTTTTTGGGAGAAACCACTCGTTTGAGAAGGTGATCAATGTTATCAATACTGGATGGATAGTTTATAGAGGCAACAGTCTTGGAAACTTTCAGTCGGTTTTCAAGTCGATCGAGTAGAGCCTTCACAGTCTGAATGGTATCAGTTGATTCAATCAGAATTGCTAGCTGCTCAAACGGCATTGACTTGACACTCTTTTCCTCAAGTTTCAACGTATTGAAAGATTTTGCCAAAGCAAACGTAGTTCTTTTTAACCTGTGAAAACGTCTCCAACACCTGTAAAAATCAACAAGTTGACGGTTAATGTTCATTCTTTATTTCCAAGTATGCATAAACATGTAACATTAAATCCAATTTTCAAACCAATTCCTTTGCCAAACATTATAAAGGTGAGTCTATATGCAATGACAAGCTATCCCCAAACAAGGAAAATGATGTGTAGAGAATAATGAAATCAACAGGGACATCcctaataaactaaaaatgcTAAGGATATGCACCTTGCTAACTTTCTAGACAGGAGATCAGCCTGTTTGTGCATCCTATTCCAACTGACTTGGAATGAGTTCTGTATCTTTCCTCTTTGCTTGAGATATTCTGCTCTTTGCCTCTTTGCCTAATATTAG containing:
- the LOC126793164 gene encoding uncharacterized protein LOC126793164 isoform X1, with amino-acid sequence MVAGVVLDFPADEAASSPPRLPRRLRRRLDLVKTPSTAEQIQSKLRLADLRRQEHYDKLSNKARAKPRSPSRSSSQEEDLGERLDAKLQAAEKKRLLILENAQMRLAKLDELRQAAKNGVELRFEKERQKLGSKVELRFQQAEANRMLMLKAYRQRRASLKERSSQSLLRKMAWENKYKERVRAAINQKRAAAEKNRLELLEEEKKRACARMLQVQRVAKSVSQQREIERRAKREQLEDRLQRAKRQRAEYLKQRGKIQNSFQVSWNRMHKQADLLSRKLARCWRRFHRLKRTTFALAKSFNTLKLEEKSVKSMPFEQLAILIESTDTIQTVKALLDRLENRLKVSKTVASINYPSSIDNIDHLLKRVVSPKKRTTPRTSLRSREGKKSSTIRETTRTSAKLTRYQVRVVLCAYMILSHPDAVFSGQGERETSLAKSAEEFVREFELLAKTILQGPVNNSEEESDSTLPKHITFRSQLGAFDKAWCVYLSCFVAWKVKDAQLLEGDLVRAACQMELSMIQTCKMTSEGDTANLTHDMKAIQKQVAEDQNLLREKVQHLSGEAGIERMKSALSETRSKYFAAKENGSPSGLQTEFVSPSPPSSSAGPSVASFDKRSNPSRIARSLFQEDESVSKKGLETSSNGLIANESSKTNLGEQAGSSLQKLVTENELIVNEFLHEKNNAFANIFDAANEDQNNIQANIRNAMEKAFWDDIMESVNQENPNYDRVIQLLEEVRDEICTMSPQSWKQEIVEAIDVDILSQVLKSGTLDIDYLGRILEFSMVTLQRLSAPAKDDEMTATLQSLRNELDEICNARDQTNCSGVIAMIKGLRFVLEQIQVLKREISKARVRIMEPLLKGPTGLQYLRNAFSNRYGSASDAKTALPVTLQWLSSVWGSKDQEWQEHTVASSTLMNSGTLSHEFLHSTTLRSGGSFLLKPSSSSTSSKGSQGNVQPECKGEGVDLLVRLGLLKLVNGVSGLTEEALPETLMLNLSRLRGVQAQIQKIIVSSIGILICRQTILSERVTRPSDMEGILSRCTNRLLGILDSVEDAGMEEIVESISDFSINGNEVVDAEKLQSRKMLIARMLAKSLQAGDPVFERVSRAVYMAARGVVLGGSGPRGRKLAETALQQVGAAVLTDSVVAAAEVLVVAATISVGVHGPWYIHMADNM
- the LOC126793164 gene encoding uncharacterized protein LOC126793164 isoform X3, with product MVAGVVLDFPADEAASSPPRLPRRLRRRLDLVKTPSTAEQIQSKLRLADLRRQEHYDKLSNKARAKPRSPSRSSSQEEDLGERLDAKLQAAEKKRCWRRFHRLKRTTFALAKSFNTLKLEEKSVKSMPFEQLAILIESTDTIQTVKALLDRLENRLKVSKTVASINYPSSIDNIDHLLKRVVSPKKRTTPRTSLRSREGKKSSTIRETTRTSAKLTRYQVRVVLCAYMILSHPDAVFSGQGERETSLAKSAEEFVREFELLAKTILQGPVNNSEEESDSTLPKHITFRSQLGAFDKAWCVYLSCFVAWKVKDAQLLEGDLVRAACQMELSMIQTCKMTSEGDTANLTHDMKAIQKQVAEDQNLLREKVQHLSGEAGIERMKSALSETRSKYFAAKENGSPSGLQTEFVSPSPPSSSAGPSVASFDKRSNPSRIARSLFQEDESVSKKGLETSSNGLIANESSKTNLGEQAGSSLQKLVTENELIVNEFLHEKNNAFANIFDAANEDQNNIQANIRNAMEKAFWDDIMESVNQENPNYDRVIQLLEEVRDEICTMSPQSWKQEIVEAIDVDILSQVLKSGTLDIDYLGRILEFSMVTLQRLSAPAKDDEMTATLQSLRNELDEICNARDQTNCSGVIAMIKGLRFVLEQIQVLKREISKARVRIMEPLLKGPTGLQYLRNAFSNRYGSASDAKTALPVTLQWLSSVWGSKDQEWQEHTVASSTLMNSGTLSHEFLHSTTLRSGGSFLLKPSSSSTSSKGSQGNVQPECKGEGVDLLVRLGLLKLVNGVSGLTEEALPETLMLNLSRLRGVQAQIQKIIVSSIGILICRQTILSERVTRPSDMEGILSRCTNRLLGILDSVEDAGMEEIVESISDFSINGNEVVDAEKLQSRKMLIARMLAKSLQAGDPVFERVSRAVYMAARGVVLGGSGPRGRKLAETALQQVGAAVLTDSVVAAAEVLVVAATISVGVHGPWYIHMADNM
- the LOC126793164 gene encoding uncharacterized protein LOC126793164 isoform X2 — protein: MVAGVVLDFPADEAASSPPRLPRRLRRRLDLVKTPSTAEQIQSKLRLADLRRQEHYDKLSNKARAKPRSPSRSSSQEEDLGERLDAKLQAAEKKRLLILENAQMRLAKLDELRQAAKNGVELRFEKERQKLGSKVELRFQQAEANRMLMLKAYRQRRASLKERSSQSLLRKMAWENKYKERVRAAINQKRAAAEKNRLELLEEEKKRACARMLQVQRVAKSVSQQREIERRAKREQLEDRLQRAKRQRAEYLKQRGKIQNSFQVSWNRMHKQADLLSRKLARCWRRFHRLKRTTFALAKSFNTLKLEEKSVKSMPFEQLAILIESTDTIQTVKALLDRLENRLKVSKTVASINYPSSIDNIDHLLKRVVSPKKRTTPRTSLRSREGKKSSTIRETTRTSAKLTRYQVRVVLCAYMILSHPDAVFSGQGERETSLAKSAEEFVREFELLAKTILQGPVNNSEEESDSTLPKHITFRSQLGAFDKAWCVYLSCFVAWKVKDAQLLEGDLVRAACQMELSMIQTCKMTSEGDTANLTHDMKAIQKQVAEDQNLLREKVQHLSGEAGIERMKSALSETRSKYFAAKENGSPSGLQTEFVSPSPPSSSAGPSVASFDKRSNPSRIARSLFQEDESVSKKGLETSSNGLIANESSKTNLGEQAGSSLQKLVTENELIVNEFLHEKNNAFANIFDAANEDQNNIQANIRNAMEKAFWDDIMESVNQENPNYDRVIQLLEEVRDEICTMSPQSWKQEIVEAIDVDILSQVLKSGTLDIDYLGRILEFSMVTLQRLSAPAKDDEMTATLQSLRNELDEICNARDQTNCSGVIAMIKGLRFVLEQIQVLKREISKARVRIMEPLLKGPTGLQYLRNAFSNRYGSASDAKTALPVTLQWLSSVWGSKDQEWQEHTVASSTLMNSGTLSHEFLHSTTLRSGGSFLLKPSSSSTSSKGNVQPECKGEGVDLLVRLGLLKLVNGVSGLTEEALPETLMLNLSRLRGVQAQIQKIIVSSIGILICRQTILSERVTRPSDMEGILSRCTNRLLGILDSVEDAGMEEIVESISDFSINGNEVVDAEKLQSRKMLIARMLAKSLQAGDPVFERVSRAVYMAARGVVLGGSGPRGRKLAETALQQVGAAVLTDSVVAAAEVLVVAATISVGVHGPWYIHMADNM